The Ancylomarina subtilis DNA segment TGAGAATGGTAAACTGAGTGATATTGCAAAAAAAGGAATTGCTGGTATCATGGATCTTGCTGGTCCATTAACCGCATTTGGTAATACGATTCCAACTTCATACCTGCGTTTAGTTCCTCATCAGGAAGCGCCAACCTACGTATGTTGGGGTGACCGTAACCGTTCTGTATTGGTACGAGTGCCACTTGGATGGTTAGGATCTAAAGATATGGTTAAAGAAGTAAATCCTCAGCAGCAAGCTGATACGCGTGACTTCTCAAGCAAACAAACTTTCGAATTCCGTGTTCCTGATGGATCTGCAGATATCTACATGCTGGTTGCTGGTTTAATCGTAGCTGTACAGCACGGTTTGGAAAGTGAGGATTCACTGGAAAAAGCAGAAGCTTTATATGCGGATATGGATATTTTCAGTTCTAACTTCTCTGAAAAACTTGAAAAACTAGAGCAACTACCAACTTGTTGTTACGAAAGTGCAGACAGCCTATTGGCTAAACGTGAAGTTTTCGAAAATAACAATATTTTCCCAGCAGGAAGTATTGATGCTGTTGCTGCTGGCCTTAAGGCATACAATGACCATGGTCTTAACGATCGTATCTTAGGTCATCACCAAGAGATTATGGCAATTGTAGACAAGTACATTCATTGCATGTAATCAAATTGATCTATCAGTTTCTTGCAAAAAGAAAACCGACCAAATAAGAACACCTACTAACAATCAAAAGGGATTTCAGCCATTGGCTGGGATCCCTTACTTTTTGTATTGCATCTTCACAACAATTAAATTCCCGCAAATACAACAGATATTCGCAGATTACCTCTTGAATAACAATCATCATTTCTTAAAACCGACACATCCTCACATTAGCATTAGCAAATCAAAGTATCACCCAAGCATCTCATCAATTAGTCGTATCTTCGCATAAAACCGAATAAACTATGAATAAAAATATAAACGAAAGCTGGAAAAAATATCTGGAAGCTGAATTTGAAAAACCCTATTTCAAACAGCTGGAACGTTTTGTTGATAATGAATATCAAGAACACGAAATCTACCCGCCCCAGGAACTTATATTCAGAGCATTTAACTCCTGTTCGTTCAATCAGATCAAAGTTGTTATTCTAGGACAAGACCCTTACCACGGACCTAAGCAGGCTAACGGTTTGGCTTTTTCGGTGAATGATGAAATGAAATTCCCACCCAGCTTACGAAACATCTATAAGGAGATGAATCAGGACCTGAATATTCCCATATCGAGCAAAGGGAATCTGGAAGACTGGGCCAAACAAGGTGTTCTCCTAATTAATGCAACGCTAACTGTTAGAGCTAATGAGGCGGGATCGCATCAGAAAAAAGGTTGGGAAGAATTCACCGATGCTGCCATCAAAGCTTTATCTGAACAAAGAGAACAGCTGGTTTTTATTTTATGGGGCTCATATGCACAGAAAAAAGGAGCTCAAATTGATTCTACTAAGCATCACATCATCAAATCGGCACATCCTTCACCCCTATCGGCTCATCGTGGTTTTTTTGGTAGTAAGCCATTCAGTCAAACCAATAGATATTTAAGGGAGCAAGGTCTGGAACCCATCAATTGGGAGTTGAAACATGAAAGTGCTCAAAAAAGCTTAAACTTTTAATAAAAAATGGGGTTGCCGAATTTATCGACAACCCCATTTTTTTATTCTTTCCCCGAAATCTATTCCTGCTCTATACTAAGCCTGTGAATTAAAGCTTTATTCCCATCCCCTTTCAATAAAAAAGTGGTTCTAAAATTTCCATTATCGGTCATTAGAGTTCCAATAAAATAGGGCGAATCAGCTTTTCCACCAATATGCTTCTTCTTCAGACTTTTAGGCTTATACTTTTCAAAAAACTTCGCCATAATCTGTTTGGCTTGCGATCGGCTATAAATGGCTTCCTTATCCTGAATCTTCAACTCGATTCTATCACTAAAGAAACCAGCCAAACTAATGCTATTCCCTTGTTGAAATGATGCCACCAGCCCTTTGGGTAAATCTTGTTCTTGTTGTGCAAAAGCAGAAATACTCAGAACCTGTATGGCGATGATAAGTATGTATTTTAAAAATCTCATAAAATGAATGTTTATCGTAAATTCAAACTCATTAGAACAAATACCATGCTGAATTCAAAACGCAAGGTAATAAGAATGTACTAAAAATTTATCTTTTAGCCATATTATCGTGATTAGTACCACCTTTATATTTTATTTCAAACAGACTGAAGCTATCTTTGTCCTATCAGAAACATAGTCGTACACACTAAAGACGATAAAAGAAGCGTTTCATCTAAATGCTAAAAATTTGTTCAATAAATCAACCTCAGATATATGAAAACCACATTACTTGTTATTGGAAAAACTGATAAAGACTTTGTGATAAAGGGCATAGAAGAGTATCAAAAGCGATTGGTACACTATATGCCTTACGAAATGAAAATTATTCCCGATATTAAAAACACCAAAAACCTTTCGGAACAACAACAAAAGCAAAAGGAAGGCGAACTGATTTTGGCGCAGGTAAAAAGCGGCGATCTGCTTATTCTTTTAGATGAAGGAGGTAAAGAGTTTTCATCCACAGGCTTTTCGCAGTATATCGAACAAAAGATGCTAAGTGGTATTAAAAACCTTATTTTTGTTATTGGTGGCCCCTACGGTTTCTCACCGGAAGTATACAAGCAGGCACAAGGAAAAATCTCATTATCTAAGATGACCTTTTCGCATCAAATGATTCGAATGATCTTTACTGAACAACTTTACAGAGCCATGACGATTCTGCGAAATGAGCCCTACCATCACGTTTGATGATCTCAGTAAATTATGCTAATTTAAGAGCTGTATTTATTTTAATTTGAATCGATTAAATCCTTGATGTTTAAATACGAATGGCATCATCCTTGTGAAACGGTTTTTCTTAAACGAATGTGTTGTAACTTATATCCCTGATCTTGAAAAAAAATAAATTCATCATCTTTTTGCTTGTTGTCCTATCCCTTTCATTACTCACCGGGATACTTATCGACTCACAAGCAAATGCTAAAAAAAACACAAAAAATAAGCTTGATCACTTTCAGAAAGTTTTTCTTGAAAAGGAAAATTTATTGGATGAATTCACAGGCTATTTGGCAGAAACTCTATCGAAACAAGATGAATTTATTTTTGATACCGACAATCTCAATACCGAAGAAAATGAACTCAAAAACAGGGAGCTCTCCCTTTTTGCTCTGGAGAAGGACAGTCTGATTTATTGGAGTAATAATTCAATCAATCTTCCCTATTCTATTATTAACAAAAATTTCGAATCAAAGGTCGCATTCATTGACAACGCATGGTTCTACATCAAAAAGACTCAATATAAAAACAAGCAACTTCTGGGATTGATTCTAATTCAGCAAGAATACTCCTACGAAAATAAGTACTTAAAAAAGCATTTTGCTAAAGCATTCGACCTTTCAGATTCATACATCATCCAATTTCATAGCGATGATCCCAATGCAATTAAAAACAAAAAAGGAGAAACACTTTTCAGCCTCGAAAAAGAAAAAGACAACTTCCTTTTCCAGACCGATTTCAATAAGGCTGTTTACTTCTATTTTCTAAGCTTATTATTCGGGATATTGTTAGCCATACAAATCATTCGAATCAAGAAGAAGTTATGGTATAGAACCATCGGCATTTTTATTTTTGGACTGCTCATGATTGGACTAAGATATATCATGCTAAGCAAAGGTATTCCCAGTGTTTTTTCGAGTATGGAACTGTTTTCACCCGTTCTTTTTGCCTCTTCGTTCTATTTCCCATCATTGGGTGATTTTGCAATAAACAGCTTTTTTATTTTTAGTTTCATTTATGCCTATACCAAATACCTTCCTCATCAGGTTTTACTTAGAAACAAGGCGCTGACCTTTAGTTATATTTTCTTATTTATCAACCTGCTATTCTTTTCGCTCTTATATGCAACCATCAATATCCTCTTCAAAAATCTGGTCTTAGATTCGAGCTTATCCTTCCAAATGTTTGAGATAAAGAGTAATTGGATCTACTCCATGTTTGGCATGGTTGTTCTGATACAACTATTCTACAGCCTCATTCTTTTGGGTAAATTAACCAATAAAAGCATTAAAGATAAAATATCACTTCCTCTAAGACTTGTAGCTATCATCCTTTTCTTTGGTGGCTTTACACTTGTTAAAACACTAATGGGAATGCCCATTGAGTGGCTGGGCGTTTTATTCGAATTATCTCTTCTATTTGCAATTATTTTCATCGAACAATACACCAAACCCAGTTATTCCCACACATTTTTTATTAGTCTCTTACTGGCCGTTTCGATATTCATTGGCAATCGCATAAACACGTATTCCAGCCAAAAAGAAAAACAAGTTCGCGTTATTGAAAGTTTAAATCTATCTTCTGAATACAGTCCCACCTCAGAAACTTTACTGATTGAACTTGAGAAAAAGATCAAATCAGACACGCTCTTAAAAAAGCTCTGTAAAAGACCAATAATCAACGAAAATGAAATTATAAATCTCCTTCAAACCCGTTTTTTTATCGGGTACTGGGAACAATTTCATACCCAAATCACCGTCTGTAGTGAAAATGATGAGTTAAACGTTGAGCCCGACAATCAGATTCGAAACTGTTATGAGTTTTTCGAAGAAATGATTCTTAAAAATGGGGAAATGATTGTGGGGAGTAATTTCTACAACTTAAATGAATACGATGGTATGATATCATACCTCGGGATAATTGAATTTCAATCCGAAAAAGCGAAACCCCATCGTCTTTTCATTCGCCTCGACTCCAAATCCAGATCACAAGGTCTAGGCTATCCGGATCTTCTTCTTGATGAGAAAGTTCAACTTCAAGCTACTGGTAAAGATTATTCCTATGGAAAATACCGTAATGGAAAACTGATTGCCTCTTCGGGTTCTTTTAACTATTACCTAAACGATGCAGGCTTTGGCAAATCAAAAGAAAACCATGCCTGGATAAAACGAGATCATTACACTCACCTCATCTACCGTTTTGGTGAGAACTCTATTGTACTTAGCTCACCAGAAGTTACTTGGCTGAAGAAATTCATTACCATTCCATATGTCTTTATTCTCTTTTATATCTTCACCATCATCATCGGTTTCATAGAACGTTTCCCTTGGCGACTGAGATTAAAATACAGTTTTAAATACCGCATACAATATTCCATAACAGCTGTATTAATGCTTTTCTTCTTGTTATTGGGAGGTGGAAGTGTATATTACAACATCCAACAATTTAACCAAAAACACAACAAGGAACTGAGTGAAAAACTTCAGATTATAAAACAAGAAATCATTCAGGACTTACAATTCAAAGCCAGTAAAGAAGTCATTACCGAAAGATTACAACAAATCTCAAACCTGATATTTGCAGACATCCATCTTTATGATACTAGTGGAAAACTAATAGCCTCTTCACGTCACGAGATATTTGAGAAAAAGCTGCAGGGCCAGCAAATGAACTTCTCGGCATTTTATCAGCTATTTTATAAAGAAAGGACCCATTTTATTCACAAAGAAAAAATTGGGAATATGGAATATCTTTCGGCCTATGAGAGCTTGGTTGATGCCAACAATCAACGCCTGGCTTTTATAAATCTACCCTATTTTATAAAAAGTCAGGATTTAAAATCAGAGCTTTTCAATTTGATTCTTACAGGTATCAACTTGCATTTGTTTATGATCCTGATAGCCATTTTTGTCTCCATAATTATCTCAAACAAGATTACACAACCCTTAAGACTCATTGAAAACAAATTGCAAAGTGCACGATTGGGCACACACAGTGCAGCCATTGAATACAACAAAAATGATGAAATAGGCAGTTTGGTTAGGGTATACAACAAGATGTTACTTGACCTGGAACAGTCAGCAGAACTTCTGGCTCAATCCGAACGAGAATCTGCATGGAGAGAAATGGCTCGTCAAGTCGCCCACGAAATTAAAAATCCTTTAACTCCAATGAAGCTAAGCATTCAGTTTCTTTTGCGTCGTTACGAGGATCAATCTCCGGATTGGGGCAAGCATCTCAAGCAAGTCAGCGAAACACTCATTCATCAGATAGATACCCTTTCGTCCATTGCAACAGCATTTTCAAATTTTGCCAAAATGCCCGAGGCAAAGGCTGAAGATTTAAACCTGGTCGACATTTTGAAACATGCGCTTTCACTTTATAAAAATGACAAACATGAGATTGAACTCAAACTAAATGGAATTGAAGAAGCCATGGCGAGTGTGGATAGAGAGCAGTTTGTTCGTATCTATGTCAACCTGATAAACAATGCCATCGAATCCATTCCAACTGATCAGGATGGAAAAATAATTATCGAATTGAATGAAGAAGCGGATTACTGGCTTAGCTCGGTTTCTGACACGGGCAAGGGCGTTGATCCTAAAATTAAAGGTCGACTTTTCTATCCAAACTTTACCACAAAATCAAGTGGAATGGGACTGGGACTCGCCATAGTTAAAAATAGCGTGGTGCAGGCTGGTGGCGAAATTTGGGTTGAATCAGAATTGGGTAAAGGAAGTTGTTTTTACGTCAAAATACCAAAACTGATCAAGAGCTAATTCCATTCCAACCGATTGGTCAGTCTTATTTGACCTCATCCATGGTGATTAGATTATTAAGAATCGCATAAACAGTCAAACCTGAAACCGACTTAATCCCCAGTTTCTGGGTGATATTTTTTCGATGCGTCACAACCGTATGAATACTAATAAAAAGTTGGTCGGCAATTTCTTTATTGGTCAGTCCCAAGGCAATATGCTTTAAGATATTCTTTTCGCGTGCACTAATCGGCTCATCAGATTTTTCAACTTTCTTATTTCTTTCCAAATCCTTTTTCACACCTTCCAAACAATCAAGTATCTTGCTTTGTGTATCCTCATAATGTAAAAAAGCATCCTCATCGAATTTTCCCTCATCTTTATTTTTGTTGGAAATAATCACAAGCTTACACGCTTTTAATTTGGCACACCCATTCTTAATCAATTCATAATTCCCATCAAAAAGATCGGGGTTTAGAATAAGCATATTGGGTTTAAGGGTGTTTAGGCTTTCAAACAGGCCTTCCGCTTTATCCATCTTATGAATGACATGATTATCTCCCAGACTCTGAAGAACCGCACATAAACCTTTCTGAATCAGATATGAAGTTTCTGCAACAACAATTGTAATATTATTCATAGCTCTGGTTTAAATCAATTCTGTAACAGCTTTTTCCATCGAAATCATCTTTGGAACCAAAACTTTATCCTCAATTCGGGAATGGTAATTCAGGTCCTGCTCTAACATAAAAAGCAACTGGATAATCTTATGATAAAGATTTGTATTTCTGGGAGGAGTCAGATATTTTATCATGATGGTTTTTAAATCCATCAACTTTTCTTCCACATCATCATGTCCTTCCTGATAAATTGAAATTGAGAAAGATTCAAAAATTTTTCTATTCAAATCAGAAACAATACCCGACGTACAAATCTCCTCAACGGCCAAAACATATGGAAATACCACATCCTCCTCGTGCAAAATATGCTCAGTTAATTCATTCTTATAACCTTCGAAAAAATTCCGAATAAGAAGAATATACTTTTCATCTTCAGCTTCGGCATGCTGCAAAGATTCTATCAAACCTTCAATTTCAGTAAGCTTCTCATTCAAATAACTTGAGTGAGTCATTTTTAAATAAGCAACAATATCTTTTGAGGGGATGGTTTGTAATTCTTCTTTAGGAAAATAGTCTTTATCGTGATACGTGTTAACCAATTGCAAAAAGAAATTAAGATCAACATCCGTTTCTTCACAAATCTCTTTCACGCTTTTATCTCCGAAACCCAGGTTAATTCCAAAACGATAAATCACGGGAATCAACATGTAATTCATTTGAATGACATCCGCCATTTTCATATCCTTAGTAATTCGCATATGATGATTTTTAATTGTTTGATAATTTAAATTACACATTATTCTGTAGATAACAAGACGAGAGCCCAAAAACAGACTATAAAGTCTGAATAGAGCTCTCGAGTATAAATTGAAAAACTGAAATCGGATGAAATATTAACACTAAAAAAGAAATATTATGGCAAAAGTTTTCTTGATCTTCATCTGATTTCAGCTTTCTTGGCTTTGTTTTGTTATGACAAAAATAGCCTCAGAGAGATGATACCACAATACCAATATGTTGGTATTTATAAAAGTTGAAGCATAAAAAAAAACGTGTGCTTATTCTGATCAGGGAATAAACACACGTTGTATTGTATTATTGATAAGAGGATATCCCCTCTGTCTCAATTTATTTCTTTCTTACAAAAATCTGAATGGGTACACCTGTGAAATCCCAATTATCACGAATCTGATTCTCTAGATAACGTCTGTACGAATCTTTAATATACTGAGGTAAGTTACAGTAAAATGCAAAGCTTGGTGCAAAAGTTGGTAATTGAGAAACATATTTAATTTGAATAAATTTCCCTTTTACTGCTGGTGGTCTAAAGTTTTCAATAGCCTTAAGCATCACCTTATTCAATTCAGAAGTTTTGATCTTACGAACACGATTTTCGTAAACCATAATAGCAGATTCTAAAACTTTAATCAAACGAACTTTCTCAACTGCTGACGTAAAGACAATAGGCACATCGTTGAAAGGTGCCAAACGCTTACGAATCTCCGCTTCAAACTCTTTCATGGTATTGGTTTCTTTGGTTAAAAGATCCCATTTATTTACCATAACAACACACCCCTTACGATTCTTAATAATCAAGTCGTAAATGGCTAAATCCTGAGCCTCAACCCCACGAGTTGCATCCAAAATCAATACACAAACATCCGCACTTTCAATCGTACGAATCGATCGCATCACTGAATAGAACTCCAGATCTTCGTTTACCTTTGGTTTTTTACGAACACCAGCCGTATCTACCATGATAAAGTCATGCCCAAACCCTTGGAAACGTGTATGAATTGAATCACGTGTTGTCCCTGCAATATCGGTTACAATATTTCGATCAACACCCAATAATGCATTAACTGTTGACGATTTACCAACATTAGGACGACCCACAAAAGCAATACGAGGCAGATCCATATCATCTTCTTCAGGCTTCTCGATAAAATCAGCAACTACAGCGTCAAGCATATCACCCGTTCCCGATCCGTTTACCGATGAAATTGGATAAATGACCTCACCTATTCCCAAAGAATAAAATTCATTGGCAGCAAAAATCAAATCGCTGTTATCAGCCTTATTGGCTACAACGTAAACTTTTTTCTTGGTGCGACGCAAAATCTTAGCGACAGCCTCATCGAAATCTGTGATACCGTGCTGAACATCCAATACAAATAAAATGGCATCAGATTCATCAATTGCCAACATCACCTGCTTACGAATCTCGTCTTCAAAAACGTCATCCGAATTCACTGAGAATCCACCCGTGTCGATTAATGAAAACTCCGTTCCATTCCAATCAGCCTTACCGTAATTTCTGTCACGAGTTACACCCGCTGTTTCATTCACAATCGCCTTACGTGTTCCTGTCAGACGATTAAATAGTGTAGATTTTCCAACATTAGGACGACCTACAATTGCAACTATATTGCCCATTTCTTAATTATTTTTCATTCTTGATACCACAGAGGGTTCAAGAATTTTTATTCAAATTTATTTGAGCGAATACGTCGTCTCTCATAGACTGTTCAATCACTCATCTCCTAAAAAGGATACTTATATTTTATTCTCTTACTGTTGGTAACCAAAGCCCTTAAGCTGAGAATCTTTACTTCTCCAGTCTTTTGCAACCTTCACATAGAGTTGTAAGAAAACTTTTTTTCCAAAAAATGCTTCTATATCTTTTCGGGCATCAGTACCCACTTTTTTCAAAGCAGCTCCTTTATGACCAATGATAATCCCTTTCTGCGAAGTTCTCTCCACATTTATAACGGCCATAATCCTTATGATTTTTGGCTCTTCCTTATATTCCTCAACTTCAACCTCAACGCTATAAGGCACCTCCTTGTCGTAATTTATCAAGACCTTCTCTCGAATAATTTCTGTTACGAAGAAACGTGCTGGCAAATCGGTCACCTCATCCTTTGCAAAATAAGGAGGTCCTTCAGGAAGCAATTCAAGAATACGGTTGAATAGATTTTCTACATTGAAATTTTCCTTGGCAGACATAGGGAAAATTTCTGCCTGAGGAATTTTCTCTTTCCAACGATCGTACAGCTTAAGCAGTTTAGCCTGATCAGTCAGGTCAATTTTATTCAGAATCAACAAAACAGGAACAGTTGCACCTTGAACTTTTTTCAAAAACTCTTCATTTTTGTCGATCGTTTCAACCACATCAGTCACATACAGAATGATATCCGCATCAACCAAAGCTGAGGTTGAATACTTCATCATCGACTCCTGAAGCTTATAATTTGGTTTCAATACACCTGGTGTGTCTGAATATACAATCTGGAAATCATCTCCATTTACAATCCCTTTGATTCTGTGGCGAGTGGTTTGCGATTTCGAGGTAATAATCGAAATACGTTCACCAACCAAATTATTCATTAGGGTTGATTTACCAACATTGGGATTTCCAATGATATTTACAAAACCTGATTTATGAGGTACTTTTTCTGTCATATCGTGATTATGAGGTTTCGTTATTTTGAAATTTAGACTATTGCTTTTCATAAATAGCAATAAACCAAAATCTTACAGACAAAATCACGAAACATTTTGAATTTGCAAATATAAGCTATTTTGTTGGAATGAAAGAACAAGTCTTTGATTTAATTGTGTTTGACATACGCCCTTCATCAAATATAAATTTATTGAAAGATTTGAATATGAAAAAGCACCCCCGAACTTA contains these protein-coding regions:
- a CDS encoding DUF4783 domain-containing protein; protein product: MRFLKYILIIAIQVLSISAFAQQEQDLPKGLVASFQQGNSISLAGFFSDRIELKIQDKEAIYSRSQAKQIMAKFFEKYKPKSLKKKHIGGKADSPYFIGTLMTDNGNFRTTFLLKGDGNKALIHRLSIEQE
- a CDS encoding uracil-DNA glycosylase, producing MNKNINESWKKYLEAEFEKPYFKQLERFVDNEYQEHEIYPPQELIFRAFNSCSFNQIKVVILGQDPYHGPKQANGLAFSVNDEMKFPPSLRNIYKEMNQDLNIPISSKGNLEDWAKQGVLLINATLTVRANEAGSHQKKGWEEFTDAAIKALSEQREQLVFILWGSYAQKKGAQIDSTKHHIIKSAHPSPLSAHRGFFGSKPFSQTNRYLREQGLEPINWELKHESAQKSLNF
- the era gene encoding GTPase Era, with the translated sequence MTEKVPHKSGFVNIIGNPNVGKSTLMNNLVGERISIITSKSQTTRHRIKGIVNGDDFQIVYSDTPGVLKPNYKLQESMMKYSTSALVDADIILYVTDVVETIDKNEEFLKKVQGATVPVLLILNKIDLTDQAKLLKLYDRWKEKIPQAEIFPMSAKENFNVENLFNRILELLPEGPPYFAKDEVTDLPARFFVTEIIREKVLINYDKEVPYSVEVEVEEYKEEPKIIRIMAVINVERTSQKGIIIGHKGAALKKVGTDARKDIEAFFGKKVFLQLYVKVAKDWRSKDSQLKGFGYQQ
- the rlmH gene encoding 23S rRNA (pseudouridine(1915)-N(3))-methyltransferase RlmH; protein product: MKTTLLVIGKTDKDFVIKGIEEYQKRLVHYMPYEMKIIPDIKNTKNLSEQQQKQKEGELILAQVKSGDLLILLDEGGKEFSSTGFSQYIEQKMLSGIKNLIFVIGGPYGFSPEVYKQAQGKISLSKMTFSHQMIRMIFTEQLYRAMTILRNEPYHHV
- a CDS encoding response regulator transcription factor, with protein sequence MNNITIVVAETSYLIQKGLCAVLQSLGDNHVIHKMDKAEGLFESLNTLKPNMLILNPDLFDGNYELIKNGCAKLKACKLVIISNKNKDEGKFDEDAFLHYEDTQSKILDCLEGVKKDLERNKKVEKSDEPISAREKNILKHIALGLTNKEIADQLFISIHTVVTHRKNITQKLGIKSVSGLTVYAILNNLITMDEVK
- a CDS encoding sensor histidine kinase, translated to MKKNKFIIFLLVVLSLSLLTGILIDSQANAKKNTKNKLDHFQKVFLEKENLLDEFTGYLAETLSKQDEFIFDTDNLNTEENELKNRELSLFALEKDSLIYWSNNSINLPYSIINKNFESKVAFIDNAWFYIKKTQYKNKQLLGLILIQQEYSYENKYLKKHFAKAFDLSDSYIIQFHSDDPNAIKNKKGETLFSLEKEKDNFLFQTDFNKAVYFYFLSLLFGILLAIQIIRIKKKLWYRTIGIFIFGLLMIGLRYIMLSKGIPSVFSSMELFSPVLFASSFYFPSLGDFAINSFFIFSFIYAYTKYLPHQVLLRNKALTFSYIFLFINLLFFSLLYATINILFKNLVLDSSLSFQMFEIKSNWIYSMFGMVVLIQLFYSLILLGKLTNKSIKDKISLPLRLVAIILFFGGFTLVKTLMGMPIEWLGVLFELSLLFAIIFIEQYTKPSYSHTFFISLLLAVSIFIGNRINTYSSQKEKQVRVIESLNLSSEYSPTSETLLIELEKKIKSDTLLKKLCKRPIINENEIINLLQTRFFIGYWEQFHTQITVCSENDELNVEPDNQIRNCYEFFEEMILKNGEMIVGSNFYNLNEYDGMISYLGIIEFQSEKAKPHRLFIRLDSKSRSQGLGYPDLLLDEKVQLQATGKDYSYGKYRNGKLIASSGSFNYYLNDAGFGKSKENHAWIKRDHYTHLIYRFGENSIVLSSPEVTWLKKFITIPYVFILFYIFTIIIGFIERFPWRLRLKYSFKYRIQYSITAVLMLFFLLLGGGSVYYNIQQFNQKHNKELSEKLQIIKQEIIQDLQFKASKEVITERLQQISNLIFADIHLYDTSGKLIASSRHEIFEKKLQGQQMNFSAFYQLFYKERTHFIHKEKIGNMEYLSAYESLVDANNQRLAFINLPYFIKSQDLKSELFNLILTGINLHLFMILIAIFVSIIISNKITQPLRLIENKLQSARLGTHSAAIEYNKNDEIGSLVRVYNKMLLDLEQSAELLAQSERESAWREMARQVAHEIKNPLTPMKLSIQFLLRRYEDQSPDWGKHLKQVSETLIHQIDTLSSIATAFSNFAKMPEAKAEDLNLVDILKHALSLYKNDKHEIELKLNGIEEAMASVDREQFVRIYVNLINNAIESIPTDQDGKIIIELNEEADYWLSSVSDTGKGVDPKIKGRLFYPNFTTKSSGMGLGLAIVKNSVVQAGGEIWVESELGKGSCFYVKIPKLIKS
- the der gene encoding ribosome biogenesis GTPase Der encodes the protein MGNIVAIVGRPNVGKSTLFNRLTGTRKAIVNETAGVTRDRNYGKADWNGTEFSLIDTGGFSVNSDDVFEDEIRKQVMLAIDESDAILFVLDVQHGITDFDEAVAKILRRTKKKVYVVANKADNSDLIFAANEFYSLGIGEVIYPISSVNGSGTGDMLDAVVADFIEKPEEDDMDLPRIAFVGRPNVGKSSTVNALLGVDRNIVTDIAGTTRDSIHTRFQGFGHDFIMVDTAGVRKKPKVNEDLEFYSVMRSIRTIESADVCVLILDATRGVEAQDLAIYDLIIKNRKGCVVMVNKWDLLTKETNTMKEFEAEIRKRLAPFNDVPIVFTSAVEKVRLIKVLESAIMVYENRVRKIKTSELNKVMLKAIENFRPPAVKGKFIQIKYVSQLPTFAPSFAFYCNLPQYIKDSYRRYLENQIRDNWDFTGVPIQIFVRKK